The DNA region CGAGCACCGGCATCATGATCTCGCCGACGTTCCAGCGGGCGTCGATCCAGTTGCGGACGAAGCGACGCTGCTCACCGCGGTCCTTCGCCGGCAGGTAGCGCTCCTCGCCGTTGGCCATGCCGACCCGGGCACGCTCGCGGTCGGAGTTGAGACGCGCGCGGGCGGCCTTCTTGTCGACCGGCGTGTTGCCGACGAGGGGACGGCGGTTCGCTGCCTCGCGCTCACGGCGGGACGGCGTCGGGCGGCCCTTGCCCTGCTCGAGGAGTTCTTCCTCGGTGGGGTTCACGGTCGTGTTGGTCTTGGGGGCTGCCTTCGCCACGGTGCGTTCCTAACGGCGTTGTGCGTGCGGGATCGTCCTCTAGATTACCGGGCATGACCGACACCGCACAGCCCAGCTCCGCGACCGACCCCGCTCTCCTCGACGCCCTGCGCGAACAGGTGCAGGGTGCGCTGCCCACGACGATCGCCGATCTGTCCGCGCTGGTGCGGATCCCGTCGGTGTCGTGGTCGGCGTTCGACGAGTCGCACGTGCTCGCGAGCGCGCGTGCCGTGGCGGACCTGGCGCTGAGCACCGGTGTCTTCGCCGAGGACCAGGTCGAGATCATCCGTTCGGCGATCAGCGACGACGAACCGCTCGACCTCGGCCAGCCCGCGGTGCTCGCCGTCCGCCCGGCCCGGAACGGCAAGCCGACCGTGATGCTCTACGCCCACCACGACGTGCAGCCGCAGGGTGACGACGCCCTCTGGGAGACGCCGCCGTTCGAGCCGACCCTCCGCGGAGACCGGCTGTACGGTCGCGGTGCCTCGGACGACAAGGCCGGCGTGATGACCCACATCGCGTCGCTCCGGGCGATCCACGCGCAGTTCGGCGACGACCTCGACCTCGGTGTCGTCCTCTTCGTCGAGGGTGAGGAGGAGTTCGGCTCCCGGTCCTTCCGCACATTCCTCGCCGACCAGAAGGAGCGCCTGGCCGCCGACGTCATCGTGGTCGCCGACAGCGACAACTGGTCGGTGGACGTGCCGTCGATCACCGTTTCGCTCCGCGGCAACGTCACGTTCAAGCTCACCCTGACGACCCTCGAGCACGCCAGCCACAGCGGCATGTTCGGGGGAGCGGCCCCGGACGCGATGATCCCGATGGTGAAGCTGCTCGCGTCGCTGCACGACGACGCCGGCTCCGTCGCGGTCGAGGGGCTCACCTCGTACGAGGCCGACGTCCCGGCTCGCACCGACGACGAGCTCGCCGTCGATGCTGCCCTGGTGGAGGGCGTCCGACCGATCGGCACCGGCGAGGTCCTGTCCCGCATGTGGTTCCAGCCGTCGATCACCGTGACCGGCATGGACGTACCGAGCGTCGCGAACGCGTCCAACACGCTGCTGCCGACCGTCTCCGCCCGCGTCTCGGTCCGGGTCGCACCCGGCCAGCCCGCCACCGACGCGTACGCGGCGGTCGAGCGGCACCTGCGGGCACACGTGCCCTTCGGTGCCCGCATGGAGATCTCCGAGCCGGACAGCGGCGACGGCTTCCTCGTCGACACGGCCGGCTGGGCCGTCCAGGAGGCCCGCACGGCCATGCGCGAGGGCTGGGGCGCCGAGGCGGTCGAGCAGGGCATCGGCGGCTCGATCCCGTTCGTCTCGGACCTCGCGGCCGAGTTCCCGGAGGCCCAGATCCTGGTCACCGGCGTGGAGGACCCGGACACCCGTGCCCACAGCCCGAACGAGTCGCAGCACCTCGGCGTCCTGCACCGGGCCATCGCGTCCGAGACGATCCTGCTCGCCAGGCTCGCGACGCGCAGCTGACGGTGCTTACAATCGACGCCAGGCGCGGTGAACCGCACCGCCCGGAGGGAGACGCGCGATGAGCGACACCATCACCACCGACGCACCGGTGACCGAGGCGGCCTCGCACGGCGTCCTCCTGAGCGACGCCGCGGCCGGCAAGGTGGCGAGTCTCCTCGAGCAGGAGGGTCGCGACGACCTGCGCCTGCGCCTCGCCGTCCAGCCCGGGGGATGCTCGGGTCTGATCTACCAGCTGTACTTCGACGAGCGCCTGCTCGACGGTGACGTCACCGCCGAGTTCGACGGGGTCGAGGTCGTCGTCGACAAGATGAGCGTCCCGTACCTCGACGGGGCGACGATCGACTTCGAGGACACCATCCAGAAGCAGGGCTTCACGATCGACAACCCGAACGCGCAGGGCAGCTGCGCGTGCGGTGACAGCTTCCACTGATCACCAGCCGATCCGACACGCGAGCGGGGAGCGACCGACACGGTCGCTCCCCGCTCGCGTTCGTCGGGGGATGCGGTCGCAGTGTGACCGGGGAAAACGGCCGGTCAGGAGTGCGGATCGCGGCGATGAGCGTGTCGGGTGTGCGCGAGCGGTACCGAGCTGCGAGTAAGCTAGGAGTGTTCCAATCAAGCTGGGAGCCAGCCAAGTGTCGCCTTCGTGCGACTCGGCGGGTTCGGCTCCGGGCTCACGTCTTTTGCGAGAGGTAACAGTGCGTTCGAATCGCCGTATACGTTGGGCG from Curtobacterium sp. MCJR17_020 includes:
- a CDS encoding DUF3043 domain-containing protein, yielding MAKAAPKTNTTVNPTEEELLEQGKGRPTPSRREREAANRRPLVGNTPVDKKAARARLNSDRERARVGMANGEERYLPAKDRGEQRRFVRNWIDARWNVGEIMMPVLVLFLIVGFAASQTAIASYSLLLVWAFVALFVIDCVVLWLSMRRKLTTKFGEMQRGTFLYILTRAWQLRFLRLPKPQVKRGQYPAL
- a CDS encoding dipeptidase; protein product: MTDTAQPSSATDPALLDALREQVQGALPTTIADLSALVRIPSVSWSAFDESHVLASARAVADLALSTGVFAEDQVEIIRSAISDDEPLDLGQPAVLAVRPARNGKPTVMLYAHHDVQPQGDDALWETPPFEPTLRGDRLYGRGASDDKAGVMTHIASLRAIHAQFGDDLDLGVVLFVEGEEEFGSRSFRTFLADQKERLAADVIVVADSDNWSVDVPSITVSLRGNVTFKLTLTTLEHASHSGMFGGAAPDAMIPMVKLLASLHDDAGSVAVEGLTSYEADVPARTDDELAVDAALVEGVRPIGTGEVLSRMWFQPSITVTGMDVPSVANASNTLLPTVSARVSVRVAPGQPATDAYAAVERHLRAHVPFGARMEISEPDSGDGFLVDTAGWAVQEARTAMREGWGAEAVEQGIGGSIPFVSDLAAEFPEAQILVTGVEDPDTRAHSPNESQHLGVLHRAIASETILLARLATRS
- a CDS encoding iron-sulfur cluster assembly accessory protein — its product is MSDTITTDAPVTEAASHGVLLSDAAAGKVASLLEQEGRDDLRLRLAVQPGGCSGLIYQLYFDERLLDGDVTAEFDGVEVVVDKMSVPYLDGATIDFEDTIQKQGFTIDNPNAQGSCACGDSFH